The following DNA comes from Capsicum annuum cultivar UCD-10X-F1 unplaced genomic scaffold, UCD10Xv1.1 ctg3868, whole genome shotgun sequence.
AcaggtaaagttgctgccatgtgatcaAAGCGGTCACGGGTTCCAGTCTTGAAAACAGTCTCTTGACTACGTATAATCGACCTTTGCAGTCAAGTCCTTCCCTATATATGGCGAGAGCTTTAGTACATCAGAGACTAGCTGCCGTTATTAATTCTTGGTCAATTCCTCACATGATATATTAATTTCAAGAATTGGTTCTAGAATGATTCTTTGGTCAATTTTTCATATCTCATGCCATTATATGGACTTTCAGTCTCTGacacgaatttaaatttaatcgaATCTTAATATAAATATCCAACACTAAATAGAAaactcaaaataatacaatataaaAGTATTTAAATAGGATGGACAACTTTTGTCACCAAATAACAAACATATGTTGCTAATCTTGTTTAATGATGAAagtttatattaatttaattagaGTAAATGCACTGTTTTCATCCTGAATTATAAACAAAATTGTTGAAACACATCTGAACTTTAGGACGGTCCTATTACCTCCTGCCTttattaaaatcgtatttttggcaaccttagtgcctacgtggcacatacatggcacatcagtgaatcaacacactaAAGGTCCACGTAGacacacgtatgtgccacgtaggtacTAGGAttgccaaaaatacgattttgATTAGGAAAGGAGGTAATAGGACCGTCCTAAAGTTCGAATGTGTCTCAACAATTTTATTTATAGTTTACGGTGAAAACAGTGCATTTTCTCATTTAATTATAGATGAGAAGATGTTCAAAGACAAGTCAAATAACGAGACCATATGGTAAAACACAAAAAAGACTTATCTTCAACTAGAATTAATCAATAGTGGAAATTAATTATAATACTTTGTTCAATTTTTAATATTAGAAaggatttttaattattttttttgaatggatGTGTGTGGAGAAAGGGAAAGGTAGCTTAATTAAATGACTAATATTATAATTCATAAGCAATTAGTTAATTATTAGCCAATGGGAAAAAATTAGAGTGTCAATTATGTCtctaattatcaaataaattgaaTTAGTCTTCTTTGAATTGTTCATCAAATCATattatgtatataatatatattactatGCCTAAGTTGGAAATAAATTAAATCCCCAATAGGTCATATACAGTCAAGTCTCTCTATAATAACGTCATttgtctaaaaaaaaattaaaaaaaaatcgactattatagcaaaataatattatagagaatccggtgcactaaagctcccgttaTACGCAGGGTCCAGAGAATGGCCCCACCACAAGAGTATATTTACACAGTCTTATCTTGCATATCTGTTAGAGGCTATTTTCAAGGCTTGTACTCGTGACTAAAGGATGTAGCGCAACATATATCTTCTCACCATTTAACCAAGGGTCTCGATTTCGAGCCTGAGTATGCAAACTCTTCGGTAGGGACCGCTTTCGCTTCTTCCCTAATGGGCCCTATGCGGCGGAAATCCGGATTAGTCTGACTCCAGTGTGAGCTCCGAACACCTCGCACcggataaggaaaaaaaataaagtaactcTCCGCCATCAAAGGATGCAGATGGGACTTCTCATGCTTTAACCACGGGTCTCGAATTAGTTGGGTTCCAATGCGACCTCCAGACACCTTGCACCGGATGAGGGGAAGAAAGACTAAAGTAACTCTCCGCCACCAAAGGAAGTAGTGCAGCAGATGAAATTCTCATCCTTTAATCAGGGATCTCGATTTCAAGCCCGGGTATGAAAACTCTTTGGTAGAAAGCACTTCTCCCCTGATGGGGTTTATGCAGCGTAAATCCAGATTAATCGGGCTCCAATGCAAGCTCCGAACACCTCACACCagatgaggaaaaaaattaaagtaactcTCCGCCACCAAAGGATGCAGTGCACCAGATGGGACTTCTCATCCTTTAATCAAGGGTCTCGATTTCGAGCCTGAGTATGTAAACTCTTTGGTAGGGACCGCTTCTCCCCTAATGGGCCCTATGCGGCGCAAGTCCAGATTAATCGGGCTCCAATGCGAGCTCTAGACAcgagaaaaagaaataaagtaaCTCTCCCAAATCAAAATCTCAACCAACATAACATTTTCATTATGTGCACATCTCATTTGCTAAATGACAATTTGCAAACAATCTCTTTCAGAGTTTTACAACATGCATCTGCATCATTACAACAAATATTTACAGAAATATGCAGCAAAACCAGAAGATTTAACCTATTTATAAGTTAGTTAATCTTCTAAAACAAAGTTGTGTATCGTCCCGTTCGCAACCACCACAATTTGCATTACCTCATGTTCTTCCCCGACCCCACAGTAGCACGTAAAGAGAAGCGTCTCAAGTGGATACCCTATGATGCTTCGATCCATGCTCTGGTGCTAGATTTTCAGCCGCAGCTCGCTTTGGTCTCAACTGCAACACGAAAAGAATTTTAACCGTAAAGGAATAGAACACGTCatgtaacaacaataacaacgcCTAAATCGCAAGAAAGATAGGGTCGCTATATGAATCCCAACTATGTGTGAGCTTGCTCATATCGCTGGTCCCAACCGGATTAGGGAGAAGATTGTGATAGACTGGCCATCGTACAACTAGTCGCATTGCGATGAATCCtcagaacaacaacaatattcccagTGTATTCcaacaagtggggtctggggaggtagAGTGTACGTGAACCTTACCCCTACATCGTAACCGGATAAGCGAGAACGATTGTGATAGACTGGCCACCGTACAACTAGTCGAATTGCGATGAATCCtcagaacaacaacaatattcccagtgtaacaagtgaggtctggggaggtaGAGTGTACGtgaaccttacccctacctcgtggaggtagagaggaTGTTTCAGCAAGATCCTCGGctcaagtaaaaaataacaagGCTTGTGATAAATCCTCACAATAGAACACATTATATAAATTGTCAAATACCCATCGCTAAATAAGAACGAGCGTCAAATAGAAATGAATACTAACCTTCTCTTCAGCACGCTGCTCTAGGTGTCTCAGAAGTATATTTTTGGCTTCTGAA
Coding sequences within:
- the LOC107851698 gene encoding DET1- and DDB1-associated protein 1, coding for MTPATYCPTHDRTLPPPNQVICSEAKNILLRHLEQRAEEKLRPKRAAAENLAPEHGSKHHRVST